The following proteins are encoded in a genomic region of Acetobacter oryzoeni:
- a CDS encoding replication-associated recombination protein A gives MAAEREPPVMGDDLFGLPPEPSQGRNADARKKPAPTQPLADRLRPQRLEDVVGQAHLLGPEGALTRMLERGSLASLILWGGPGVGKTTIARLLAQAAGLKFVQLSAVFSGVADLKKAFENARRQAEVGGGTLLFVDEIHRFNRAQQDGFLPVVEDGTVVLVGATTENPSFALNSALLSRCQVMVLNRLDDPACEALLVRAEEETGRPLPLTEDGRVTLRAMADGDGRYLLNMVEQLLSLKTEKPLDAQALSRLLAKRAILYDRDREEHYNLISALHKSMRGSDPDAALYWFARMLEGGEDPRYLARRMTRFAAEDVGMADPHALPLAVAAWETYERLGSPEGELALAQLVVHLATAPKSNAVYKAYGAVRRAAKATGSLMPPAHILNAPTKLMQDIGYGKGYQYDHDAEEGFSGQNYFPDGMKRQNFYNPTGRGYEREVRHRLETWSRLRDRR, from the coding sequence ATGGCCGCAGAGCGTGAACCCCCGGTAATGGGTGATGATCTTTTTGGGCTTCCTCCCGAGCCATCGCAGGGAAGAAATGCGGACGCACGCAAAAAGCCAGCGCCCACGCAACCATTGGCGGACCGTCTGCGCCCGCAACGGTTGGAGGATGTGGTAGGGCAGGCGCATCTGCTGGGGCCAGAGGGTGCGCTCACACGTATGCTGGAACGAGGCTCACTTGCCAGTTTGATTCTGTGGGGTGGGCCGGGTGTTGGCAAAACCACTATTGCCCGCCTTCTGGCACAGGCTGCTGGGTTAAAGTTTGTGCAGCTTTCGGCTGTGTTTTCTGGCGTGGCGGATCTAAAAAAAGCCTTCGAGAACGCACGCAGGCAGGCAGAAGTGGGTGGCGGTACGCTGCTGTTTGTAGATGAAATCCACCGCTTTAACCGCGCGCAGCAGGATGGCTTTTTGCCGGTGGTAGAAGATGGCACCGTTGTGCTGGTTGGTGCCACAACCGAGAATCCATCCTTTGCGCTCAATTCCGCTTTGCTGTCACGCTGTCAGGTTATGGTGCTTAACCGGCTGGATGACCCAGCTTGTGAAGCCCTGCTGGTGCGGGCGGAAGAAGAAACAGGCAGGCCCTTGCCGCTTACGGAAGATGGGCGTGTAACCCTCCGCGCCATGGCAGATGGTGATGGCCGTTACCTGCTCAACATGGTGGAGCAGCTTTTAAGCCTGAAAACAGAAAAACCGCTGGATGCGCAGGCCCTTTCCCGCCTGTTGGCAAAACGCGCCATTTTGTATGATCGAGATAGGGAAGAGCATTACAATCTGATTTCCGCTCTGCATAAATCCATGCGCGGATCAGACCCGGATGCAGCCCTCTACTGGTTTGCCCGTATGCTGGAAGGCGGGGAAGACCCGCGTTATCTGGCCCGCCGTATGACACGCTTTGCCGCGGAAGACGTGGGCATGGCAGACCCACACGCCCTGCCATTGGCCGTGGCTGCGTGGGAAACGTATGAGCGTTTGGGTTCGCCGGAGGGGGAACTGGCCTTGGCGCAGCTTGTGGTGCACCTGGCTACTGCACCCAAATCCAACGCGGTTTATAAAGCCTATGGCGCGGTCCGCCGTGCAGCCAAGGCTACAGGCAGCCTGATGCCCCCGGCACATATTCTAAATGCTCCCACCAAACTGATGCAGGATATCGGCTACGGTAAGGGCTATCAGTATGACCACGATGCGGAAGAAGGCTTTTCTGGCCAAAACTATTTTCCCGACGGCATGAAGCGCCAGAACTTCTATAATCCAACGGGTAGGGGCTATGAACGGGAGGTTCGTCACAGGCTAGAAACGTGGTCCCGCTTGCGGGATCGGCGTTAG
- a CDS encoding ATP12 family chaperone protein, which translates to MKMASTEHNVSGNAPVGRKRFWKQADVVPEGQGFVVQLDGRSIRLPRKTPLCVTSRALADALAAEWQAAGQNADGLFSPADLPLTGIAGSMIERIPAEREGVLRSLLAYAGSDLLCYREPGEGKLAQAQRKEWDPWLEWLRKQYGVTLHTSSGVMPIVQPEESLQKLYDAMEKLNAAELAVLAVSVPALGSLVLGLALVNGAGSVDELVASATLDERMQMAVWGEDTEITDRIAGIQREVADAARFLQLARTPAV; encoded by the coding sequence ATGAAAATGGCATCTACCGAACATAATGTTTCTGGCAATGCGCCGGTTGGCCGCAAACGGTTCTGGAAACAGGCAGACGTTGTGCCGGAAGGGCAGGGCTTTGTTGTGCAGCTTGATGGGCGCAGCATCCGTCTGCCACGCAAGACCCCGCTATGTGTCACGTCTCGCGCATTGGCAGATGCGCTGGCGGCAGAATGGCAGGCCGCCGGGCAAAATGCAGATGGTCTTTTTTCACCTGCAGATCTGCCCCTTACAGGTATTGCGGGCTCTATGATCGAGCGTATTCCTGCAGAGCGGGAAGGGGTTTTGCGCAGCCTTCTGGCTTATGCGGGCAGTGATCTGTTGTGTTACCGGGAGCCGGGGGAAGGCAAGCTGGCGCAGGCCCAGCGCAAGGAATGGGACCCGTGGCTGGAATGGCTGCGGAAGCAGTATGGGGTTACTCTGCACACATCATCTGGCGTGATGCCAATTGTGCAGCCCGAAGAGTCTTTGCAAAAGCTCTATGATGCCATGGAAAAGCTGAATGCGGCGGAATTGGCTGTGCTTGCTGTTTCCGTGCCAGCATTAGGGAGCCTTGTGCTGGGTTTGGCGCTGGTAAATGGCGCTGGTTCTGTAGATGAACTGGTGGCCAGCGCAACGCTGGATGAACGTATGCAAATGGCTGTGTGGGGTGAGGATACGGAAATAACGGACCGTATTGCCGGTATTCAGCGGGAAGTGGCCGATGCAGCCCGTTTTCTGCAATTGGCGCGCACGCCTGCGGTTTGA
- a CDS encoding RluA family pseudouridine synthase: MSVVNRTVSEDEAGIRLDRYFRRHYPHLTQGALQKLCRTGQIRVEGKRVEASTRLEPGQTVRVPPIPMAAKPARDVPRPLDEKLAREIRKMVVYQDKHVIVLNKPAGLAVQGGPGITKHIDMMLDGLREEDDPRPRLVHRIDKDTSGLLLLARTPGVAAKLAASFRGRDVKKIYWAVVVGRPDPLSGEIDQPLARLGAGPGSITVAADRKDADAQSARSVYEVLDSAARKFSWLELSPLTGRTHQLRVHCESLGTPILGDPKYGGAAAHPSGFTDRLHLHARMLDMPHPAGGRLTVSAELPPHMRETFRTLGFVPGTTPPPSRRGGQG, from the coding sequence ATGAGTGTTGTCAATCGTACCGTAAGCGAAGACGAAGCCGGTATTCGTCTGGATCGCTATTTTCGCCGCCATTACCCGCATCTTACGCAGGGGGCGCTTCAAAAACTGTGCCGCACGGGCCAGATTCGTGTTGAGGGCAAAAGGGTAGAAGCCTCCACCCGGTTAGAACCGGGGCAAACGGTGCGCGTGCCCCCCATTCCCATGGCCGCCAAGCCTGCGCGCGATGTGCCCCGCCCGCTGGATGAAAAACTGGCGCGCGAAATCCGCAAGATGGTGGTGTATCAGGACAAGCACGTTATTGTCCTTAACAAGCCCGCAGGGCTTGCCGTGCAGGGTGGCCCCGGCATTACCAAACATATTGACATGATGCTGGATGGCCTGCGGGAAGAAGATGATCCGCGCCCACGGCTGGTGCACCGGATTGATAAAGATACCTCCGGCCTTCTGCTGCTGGCGCGCACTCCCGGCGTAGCGGCCAAGCTGGCGGCATCTTTCCGTGGTCGGGACGTAAAAAAGATCTACTGGGCTGTTGTGGTTGGGCGGCCTGATCCGCTTTCGGGTGAGATAGATCAGCCATTGGCCCGTTTGGGTGCTGGCCCCGGTTCCATCACCGTGGCGGCTGACCGTAAGGATGCCGATGCACAATCTGCACGGTCTGTTTACGAAGTGCTGGATTCGGCTGCACGCAAGTTTTCTTGGCTGGAACTTTCACCGCTTACTGGTCGCACGCATCAGCTCCGTGTGCATTGCGAATCTTTAGGCACACCTATTTTGGGAGATCCGAAATACGGTGGAGCAGCAGCCCATCCTTCTGGCTTTACAGACAGGCTGCATCTGCATGCCCGGATGCTGGATATGCCACATCCGGCAGGTGGGCGCTTAACTGTAAGTGCCGAATTACCGCCTCATATGCGTGAAACCTTCCGAACTCTTGGGTTTGTGCCGGGCACCACACCGCCACCTTCACGCCGTGGTGGCCAAGGATAA
- a CDS encoding AsmA family protein, translating into MRLKWKIGLLAGAAVLALGGGTIISATQDADWLKTRLADAVESSTGRRLTIGQLHVWILPFPWVEAKNVKLSSVAEDGVNMLDIGQVRARLALLPLFSHRIAFEDVSLISPQVRLRRLADGRADWHFTPQERQSGIGGSSSSSSGKMHWNLTVSDLLLTQAQVAWDDAVHHRSGAFQIAEGKVKGLSGNAPDFDVKLRKGAGQLALTGQTGPLLPMSAQLPMQLRISLTVNGHPAGLAHIDGSITDPQGQKVYALQIGGSVAQLRDLNVFFPHANLPEGRNVSVDMAVGGQGAQPAPQSLHVRAENVDVGAWLPQAALTRVVIDTAGPTDPVTAQIDGQVGVQVLSLRGTVGTMQQLAAAPEHVAQQIVPVDLTLTQGESSIHGTGTLSAGASALDVHGQLAHVVPGGDLPAANDLKVDGHIDVADTASVVRHHAVSDVLRGARGAMDVQAQSVNWQGVTWAHVSAHATLQNSRLTLEPVQAEGNGFQQAGRLVYDVAGALPQIELAAHPVFLLLPVVERWLGLSSSLSGTVQLVGAVSTQGETPEDRRNNLDGHLGVSVVDGSISGAAIRTLLGPQVPVKGKMPVRCFGSHMQFAQGNANIDMLGLETPFLVLHGHGTVGLGSQALDMHLSPRVLLGGASASSDVAVTGTLSDPKPRMDPAYEGRYGISIGGNDGEGDNCPSMLSAAREGVAGPDAPQKKAGKEGKVMNMLRGLGLFQ; encoded by the coding sequence ATGCGTCTGAAATGGAAAATCGGCCTGCTGGCGGGGGCCGCTGTTCTGGCGCTGGGCGGTGGCACAATTATATCTGCCACGCAGGATGCAGACTGGCTAAAAACACGGCTGGCCGATGCTGTGGAAAGCAGCACCGGCCGCCGCCTGACCATTGGCCAGTTGCATGTGTGGATTCTGCCTTTTCCGTGGGTGGAAGCAAAGAACGTAAAATTGTCCAGCGTGGCGGAAGATGGCGTGAACATGCTGGATATCGGACAGGTGCGTGCCCGGTTGGCATTGTTGCCGCTGTTTTCTCATCGCATTGCGTTTGAAGATGTCAGCCTCATCAGCCCACAGGTGCGGTTGCGCCGTTTGGCAGATGGGCGGGCAGATTGGCATTTCACACCTCAGGAACGCCAAAGCGGCATCGGGGGCTCTTCGTCTTCCAGTTCTGGCAAGATGCACTGGAATCTGACGGTTTCAGATCTTTTGCTCACACAGGCGCAGGTCGCTTGGGATGATGCGGTGCATCATCGTTCTGGCGCTTTTCAGATTGCCGAAGGCAAGGTGAAAGGGCTTTCGGGGAACGCGCCTGATTTTGATGTAAAACTGCGTAAAGGAGCTGGGCAGTTAGCGCTTACAGGGCAAACAGGGCCTTTGTTGCCAATGTCTGCCCAGTTGCCAATGCAGCTGAGAATCTCCCTGACTGTGAATGGCCATCCTGCCGGGCTGGCGCATATAGATGGGTCCATTACAGATCCGCAGGGCCAAAAAGTCTATGCGTTGCAGATTGGTGGTTCTGTTGCGCAGCTGCGTGATCTGAATGTCTTTTTCCCACATGCAAATCTGCCAGAAGGTCGGAATGTTTCTGTAGATATGGCTGTTGGCGGGCAGGGCGCGCAGCCTGCACCCCAAAGCCTGCACGTGCGTGCTGAAAATGTGGATGTAGGCGCATGGTTGCCACAGGCCGCATTAACTCGGGTGGTAATAGATACGGCAGGCCCCACAGATCCGGTAACGGCTCAGATTGATGGTCAGGTGGGTGTGCAGGTGTTGAGCCTGCGTGGCACGGTGGGAACAATGCAGCAGTTGGCTGCTGCGCCCGAACACGTTGCACAGCAGATTGTGCCGGTGGATTTAACGCTCACGCAGGGTGAATCCAGCATACACGGTACAGGCACTCTAAGTGCTGGTGCTTCTGCGCTGGATGTGCATGGCCAGCTCGCGCACGTGGTGCCGGGGGGTGATCTGCCAGCCGCCAATGATCTTAAAGTAGATGGGCACATAGATGTTGCTGATACGGCATCTGTGGTGCGGCACCATGCCGTATCAGATGTGCTGCGTGGCGCACGGGGCGCCATGGATGTGCAAGCGCAGAGCGTAAACTGGCAGGGCGTAACATGGGCGCATGTCAGCGCACATGCCACGCTGCAAAATAGCAGACTGACACTTGAGCCCGTGCAGGCTGAAGGCAATGGTTTCCAGCAAGCTGGCCGTTTGGTGTATGACGTGGCCGGTGCTTTGCCCCAAATTGAATTGGCGGCGCACCCTGTGTTTTTACTCCTGCCTGTTGTTGAGCGCTGGCTTGGCCTTTCTTCCTCGCTTTCCGGCACTGTGCAGCTTGTGGGCGCAGTTTCCACGCAAGGGGAAACGCCGGAAGATCGGCGCAATAATCTGGACGGGCACCTTGGGGTTTCGGTTGTGGATGGTAGCATAAGTGGTGCCGCTATTCGCACGCTTCTGGGCCCACAGGTGCCGGTTAAAGGCAAAATGCCCGTAAGGTGCTTTGGCAGCCATATGCAGTTTGCGCAGGGCAATGCCAATATTGATATGCTGGGGCTGGAAACGCCGTTTCTGGTGCTGCATGGGCACGGCACGGTGGGGCTGGGCTCTCAGGCGCTGGATATGCACCTGTCTCCGCGCGTGTTGCTGGGTGGGGCTTCGGCTTCTTCCGATGTTGCGGTTACAGGTACATTGTCAGATCCCAAACCGCGTATGGATCCGGCTTACGAAGGCCGGTATGGCATAAGCATTGGCGGAAATGACGGGGAGGGAGATAACTGCCCCTCCATGCTTTCTGCTGCGCGTGAGGGTGTGGCTGGGCCAGATGCACCGCAGAAAAAAGCGGGCAAGGAAGGAAAGGTCATGAACATGTTGCGTGGCTTGGGGCTATTCCAATGA
- the ffh gene encoding signal recognition particle protein, with translation MFEALSGKLSGVFDGLAKQGALSEADVLEAMREVRLAMLDADVALPVVKDFVNKVKERAVGHEVLESISPGQAVAKIVNDALIDALGGAGAVPLNLNSTPPVPVLMVGLQGSGKTTTSGKLALRLKTRERKKVLLAALDTQRPAAQLQLAQLAEQVGVTSLPIVAGQTPVEIAKRALDTGRREGYDVVILDTAGRLSIDEALMDEVRQIRDVTHPAETLLVVDAMTGQDAVNTAKAFNEAVGVTGVVMTRMDGDSRGGAALSMRAITGAPIKLIGTGEKLDGLDEFYPERVAGRILGLGDIAGLVEKAADTLDQEEGERLAQKMMAGKFDLDDYASQIRQINKLGSISGILGMLPGMGKVKEALGDKDLDTSILKKHLAIISSMTKAERKNPAIIKASRKKRIAAGSGSTVQDVNKLLKQFDMMSSMMKRFNKLGLKGLMRQGMSALMPKGMGGGGPPGGPGGNPFR, from the coding sequence TTGTTCGAAGCTCTTTCAGGCAAGCTTTCCGGCGTTTTTGATGGCCTCGCTAAACAGGGGGCGCTGTCTGAAGCCGATGTTCTGGAGGCAATGCGGGAAGTCCGTCTGGCCATGCTGGATGCTGACGTTGCGCTGCCTGTTGTTAAAGACTTCGTTAATAAAGTTAAGGAACGAGCCGTTGGGCATGAAGTGCTGGAAAGCATTTCTCCCGGTCAGGCTGTCGCTAAAATCGTCAATGATGCTCTTATTGATGCCCTTGGCGGTGCCGGTGCTGTTCCCCTCAATCTAAATTCCACCCCACCTGTTCCCGTTCTGATGGTTGGTTTGCAGGGGTCTGGTAAAACCACCACTTCTGGTAAATTGGCTCTGCGCCTTAAAACGCGTGAACGTAAAAAGGTTCTGCTCGCTGCTCTGGATACGCAGCGCCCTGCAGCTCAGTTGCAGCTTGCGCAGTTGGCAGAGCAGGTTGGCGTTACATCCCTGCCGATTGTGGCTGGGCAGACACCTGTAGAAATTGCCAAGCGTGCCCTCGATACAGGGCGGCGCGAAGGTTATGATGTCGTTATCCTCGATACCGCCGGTCGTCTTTCCATAGACGAAGCGTTGATGGACGAGGTGCGGCAGATTCGTGATGTCACACACCCGGCAGAAACCCTGCTGGTTGTAGATGCCATGACCGGGCAGGATGCCGTAAATACTGCCAAGGCCTTTAATGAGGCTGTTGGTGTGACCGGTGTTGTCATGACCCGGATGGACGGTGATTCCCGCGGTGGTGCAGCGCTTTCCATGCGTGCCATTACCGGTGCTCCCATCAAGCTGATTGGTACGGGTGAAAAGCTGGACGGGCTGGATGAATTTTATCCAGAACGTGTGGCCGGTCGTATTCTTGGCTTGGGTGATATTGCCGGGCTTGTTGAAAAAGCCGCCGATACGCTTGATCAGGAAGAAGGTGAACGCCTCGCCCAGAAGATGATGGCGGGCAAGTTCGATCTGGATGACTACGCATCCCAGATCCGCCAGATCAACAAGTTGGGCTCCATTTCCGGTATTCTGGGCATGCTTCCGGGTATGGGTAAAGTTAAGGAAGCTTTGGGGGATAAGGATCTTGATACCTCGATCCTGAAAAAGCACCTTGCCATTATTTCTTCCATGACCAAGGCAGAGCGTAAAAACCCTGCCATTATCAAGGCATCGCGCAAAAAGCGTATTGCTGCCGGGTCTGGATCTACAGTTCAGGATGTTAACAAGCTGCTCAAGCAGTTTGATATGATGTCCTCCATGATGAAGCGCTTCAACAAACTGGGCTTGAAAGGTCTCATGCGCCAGGGAATGTCTGCGCTCATGCCGAAAGGAATGGGAGGGGGAGGGCCGCCGGGTGGACCTGGTGGCAATCCTTTCCGCTAA
- the trmD gene encoding tRNA (guanosine(37)-N1)-methyltransferase TrmD gives MNWQATVLTLFPEMFPGPLGLSLAGRALEKGLWTCRTEDLRQHGLGRHRAVDDTPFGGGAGMVIRPDVVDAAFAASQAPANVPRVYLTPRGRPLTQQDVRRYAAGSGVLLLCGRFEGVDERVLQAHDVEQVSIGDYILSGGETAGLVLLDACVRLLPGVMGCEESGVEESFSEGLLEYPHYTRPAEWEGRAVPEILLSGNHAAIAAWRQKQAEEITRERRPDLWSAWLARKERNMAEAVGGAAQTDHFGV, from the coding sequence ATGAACTGGCAGGCCACTGTGCTCACGCTGTTTCCTGAAATGTTTCCGGGCCCACTGGGGCTTTCCCTTGCAGGGCGAGCACTGGAAAAAGGCTTGTGGACATGTCGGACGGAAGATCTGCGGCAGCATGGTCTGGGCCGGCATCGTGCAGTAGATGATACACCATTTGGTGGTGGTGCAGGCATGGTTATCCGCCCAGATGTGGTGGATGCCGCCTTTGCTGCCTCTCAGGCGCCAGCAAATGTGCCGCGTGTGTATCTTACACCGCGTGGGCGGCCATTAACGCAGCAGGATGTGCGGCGTTATGCGGCTGGTTCTGGGGTGTTGTTGCTGTGTGGTCGGTTTGAAGGTGTGGACGAACGTGTGCTGCAAGCACATGACGTTGAGCAGGTATCCATCGGAGATTACATTCTCTCGGGTGGGGAAACTGCCGGACTGGTGTTGCTGGATGCGTGTGTGCGTCTGCTACCCGGCGTGATGGGGTGTGAGGAAAGTGGCGTAGAGGAAAGTTTTTCCGAAGGGCTGCTTGAATATCCGCACTATACCCGTCCTGCCGAGTGGGAAGGGCGCGCTGTGCCGGAAATCCTGCTTTCGGGCAATCATGCCGCCATCGCGGCCTGGAGGCAGAAGCAGGCAGAAGAAATAACGCGGGAAAGAAGGCCGGATCTGTGGTCTGCCTGGCTGGCTCGCAAGGAAAGAAACATGGCTGAAGCTGTGGGCGGGGCCGCACAGACAGACCATTTTGGGGTTTGA
- the leuC gene encoding 3-isopropylmalate dehydratase large subunit, whose product MGPRTLFDKIWDDHVVETLPDGTSILYIDRHLVHEVTSPQAFEGLRLAGRKLRHPEKTVAVVDHNVPTSDRTQPIEEADSRNQIETLERNVKEFGVPYFPLLSANQGIVHVVGPEQGISLPGMTIVCGDSHTSTHGALGSLAFGIGTSEVEHVMATQTILQRPAKNMRVTVDGTLGAGVSAKDIMLAIIGHIGTAGGTGHVIEFAGSAIRGLDMAGRMTLCNMAIEAGARAGMVAPDETTFEYVRGRPFAPKGEEFDKAVAYWKTLASDEGAHFDKEVTLRAEDISPSLTWGTSPETVLPITAIVPNPADEADEAKRTQMQRMLDYMGLEAGQKIAGTPVDVVFIGSCTNSRIEDLRAAAQIAAGRKVAEGVRAMIVPGSGNVKRQAEEEGLDQIFLDAGFEWREAGCSMCLGMNPDRLTPGQRCASTSNRNFEGRQGPGGRTHLLSPAMAAAAAVTGCLTDVRELA is encoded by the coding sequence ATGGGCCCGCGTACGTTGTTCGACAAGATCTGGGATGATCACGTCGTTGAAACTCTGCCGGACGGCACCTCTATTCTTTATATTGACCGGCACCTTGTGCACGAAGTCACCAGCCCGCAGGCTTTTGAAGGCTTGCGTCTGGCAGGGCGTAAACTGCGCCACCCGGAAAAGACTGTGGCTGTGGTTGACCACAACGTGCCAACGTCTGACCGCACCCAGCCGATTGAAGAAGCCGATAGCCGCAACCAGATTGAAACGCTGGAACGCAACGTTAAGGAATTCGGGGTTCCGTATTTCCCGCTGCTTTCTGCCAATCAGGGCATTGTGCACGTTGTCGGGCCAGAGCAGGGGATTTCTCTGCCAGGCATGACCATTGTGTGTGGGGATTCCCATACCTCTACGCATGGTGCGCTGGGTTCGCTGGCTTTCGGTATCGGTACGTCGGAAGTCGAGCATGTAATGGCCACGCAGACCATTCTGCAGCGTCCGGCTAAAAACATGCGCGTTACGGTTGATGGCACGCTTGGTGCTGGCGTTTCTGCCAAAGATATCATGCTGGCTATTATCGGGCATATCGGCACGGCTGGTGGCACAGGGCATGTAATCGAATTTGCAGGTTCCGCCATTCGTGGGCTGGACATGGCAGGTCGTATGACGCTGTGCAACATGGCCATTGAAGCCGGTGCGCGCGCAGGTATGGTTGCGCCAGATGAAACCACGTTTGAATATGTGCGTGGCCGTCCGTTTGCCCCCAAGGGTGAAGAGTTCGACAAGGCTGTTGCCTATTGGAAAACGCTGGCTTCTGATGAAGGTGCGCATTTCGATAAGGAAGTGACGCTGCGGGCCGAAGATATCAGCCCCAGCCTGACATGGGGCACAAGCCCGGAAACAGTGCTGCCCATTACGGCCATCGTACCTAACCCTGCTGATGAAGCTGATGAAGCCAAGCGCACCCAGATGCAGCGTATGCTGGACTACATGGGGCTGGAAGCTGGGCAGAAAATTGCTGGCACACCAGTTGATGTGGTTTTCATTGGCTCTTGCACCAACAGCCGTATTGAAGATTTGCGTGCCGCAGCGCAGATAGCCGCTGGCCGCAAGGTGGCTGAAGGCGTGCGCGCCATGATTGTGCCGGGTTCGGGCAATGTAAAGCGGCAGGCAGAAGAAGAAGGGCTGGACCAGATTTTTCTGGATGCAGGTTTTGAATGGCGTGAGGCCGGGTGCTCCATGTGCCTTGGTATGAACCCAGATCGGCTAACACCGGGCCAGCGTTGTGCTTCTACATCCAACCGTAATTTTGAAGGACGTCAGGGGCCGGGCGGTCGCACACATCTGCTGTCTCCTGCCATGGCCGCGGCTGCTGCTGTGACGGGGTGCCTGACTGATGTAAGGGAGCTGGCATAA
- the rimM gene encoding ribosome maturation factor RimM (Essential for efficient processing of 16S rRNA): MCSNLILMGVVGKPHGVRGLVRVRAYAENPQTLEQCGALQDDQGRKWFLSWRGAGSVAELRDANGTPLADRDAAQALVNTRLYVPRAALPEPEEEEFYHADLIGMEAFENGLSLGRVVMVHDYGAGASLELSDGSLVPFTQACVPEVHLKQRTITVVRPEEVSGEEGRGVGKRQKTEVQL, translated from the coding sequence ATGTGCTCAAACCTCATTCTGATGGGCGTTGTTGGTAAACCGCATGGTGTGCGCGGCCTTGTGCGTGTGCGCGCTTATGCGGAAAACCCGCAAACGCTGGAGCAGTGTGGGGCATTGCAGGACGATCAGGGCCGTAAATGGTTCCTCAGTTGGCGTGGGGCGGGTAGCGTAGCCGAATTGCGGGATGCCAATGGCACTCCGCTGGCTGATCGTGATGCCGCGCAGGCGTTGGTGAATACCCGCCTGTATGTGCCGCGTGCAGCTTTGCCGGAACCTGAGGAAGAAGAATTCTACCATGCTGATTTAATTGGCATGGAAGCTTTCGAAAACGGTCTTTCTCTTGGTCGTGTTGTGATGGTGCATGATTATGGAGCTGGCGCCAGTCTGGAACTGAGTGATGGTTCCCTTGTTCCGTTTACTCAGGCCTGTGTGCCTGAGGTGCATCTGAAACAACGGACAATCACGGTGGTGCGGCCCGAAGAAGTTTCGGGCGAAGAAGGACGCGGCGTTGGTAAACGGCAGAAAACAGAGGTGCAGCTATGA
- the rplS gene encoding 50S ribosomal protein L19 — translation MNIIQQYEAAEIKRLTAERAVPEFEAGDTVRVSVKVQEGERTRLQAFEGVVIARSNKGLNSNFTVRKISNGEGVERVFPLYAPTVAEIKVVRRGKVRRAKLYYLRGRSGKSARIAERPREVVAPAAS, via the coding sequence ATGAACATCATTCAGCAGTATGAAGCTGCAGAAATTAAGCGTCTGACAGCAGAGCGCGCTGTTCCGGAATTCGAAGCCGGTGATACGGTGCGCGTTTCCGTTAAGGTGCAGGAAGGTGAACGTACCCGTCTGCAGGCTTTTGAAGGCGTTGTGATTGCCCGTTCCAACAAGGGCCTGAACAGCAACTTCACCGTGCGCAAGATTTCCAATGGTGAAGGTGTGGAACGTGTGTTCCCGCTGTACGCACCTACGGTTGCAGAAATCAAGGTTGTGCGTCGTGGTAAAGTGCGTCGTGCAAAGCTGTACTACCTGCGTGGCCGTAGCGGTAAGTCTGCTCGTATTGCAGAACGCCCGCGTGAAGTGGTTGCTCCGGCAGCCAGCTAA
- the rpsP gene encoding 30S ribosomal protein S16: MSLKIRLARAGAKKRPYYHIVVADSRSPRDGRFIEKVGAYNPMLPSDHAERVRLTEERIKHWLSEGAQPTDRVARFLGNAGLAPKPAYREQPKKSAPKKKAQERAAEAAKAAEAAAA, from the coding sequence ATGAGTCTTAAAATTCGTCTTGCCCGCGCAGGTGCCAAGAAGCGTCCGTACTACCACATCGTTGTGGCAGATAGCCGCAGCCCGCGTGATGGCCGTTTCATTGAAAAGGTTGGCGCTTACAACCCAATGCTGCCGTCTGATCACGCTGAACGCGTGCGTCTGACAGAAGAACGCATCAAGCATTGGCTGTCTGAAGGCGCTCAGCCGACAGATCGCGTGGCTCGCTTCCTTGGTAACGCAGGTCTGGCTCCTAAGCCCGCTTATCGTGAACAGCCTAAAAAGTCTGCTCCGAAGAAGAAGGCACAGGAACGCGCTGCTGAAGCCGCTAAAGCTGCCGAAGCCGCTGCTGCCTAA
- a CDS encoding Spy/CpxP family protein refolding chaperone has translation MKIKKTLLAAIVAAGVSVAGVSAHAEPGNGFNGNGFGPGIPGAGLNALDGIDLTKKQRKQIQTILQEAHRQDQTQDLRGDFDKIHRQIEDALTSPGPVDKDKVATLQQEMATLRAQRESQHLETASRIHDVLTADQLAQIHARQVKIHDLLDQLHAVEHPAPAADADKSGK, from the coding sequence ATGAAAATCAAAAAGACCCTTCTGGCAGCAATTGTGGCTGCAGGTGTTTCTGTTGCAGGCGTTAGCGCACATGCAGAACCCGGTAATGGATTTAATGGAAACGGTTTTGGCCCCGGTATTCCGGGTGCAGGGCTGAATGCTCTGGACGGCATTGATCTTACCAAAAAGCAGCGCAAGCAGATTCAGACCATTCTGCAGGAAGCTCACCGTCAGGATCAGACGCAGGATCTCCGTGGTGATTTCGACAAAATTCACCGCCAGATTGAAGACGCGCTGACATCCCCCGGCCCGGTGGATAAAGACAAGGTTGCAACACTGCAGCAGGAAATGGCAACCCTGCGCGCCCAGCGTGAATCCCAGCATCTGGAAACGGCTTCCCGCATCCATGATGTGCTGACGGCTGATCAGTTGGCCCAGATTCATGCACGTCAGGTTAAGATTCATGATCTGCTGGATCAGCTTCATGCTGTTGAACATCCTGCTCCGGCAGCCGATGCAGATAAATCTGGCAAGTAA